From Variovorax sp. PMC12, the proteins below share one genomic window:
- the mgrA gene encoding L-glyceraldehyde 3-phosphate reductase, translated as MTYLAAPHRYDALPYRRVGRSGLVLPAISLGLWHNFGDTTSIATQRQLLRTAFDLGINHFDLANNYGPPYGSAETNFGRILREDFKHYRDELIISSKAGWDMWPGPYGKGGGSRKYVLASLDQSLQRLGLDYVDIFYSHRFDPDTPLEETASALAQAVQQGKALYIGISSYSAGKTREIAALLREWKVPLLIHQPAYNLFNRWIEKDLLNATDELGAGVIAFTPLAQGLLTDKYLNGIPDDARINRPGGGSLKQEHLSQANVERARALNEIARRRGQSLAQLALTWTLRDPRVSSALIGASRPEQIVDNVAALAHAPLSADELAEIDKYAVEGGVNLWEKPSTDFA; from the coding sequence ATGACCTACCTCGCCGCTCCCCATCGCTATGACGCGCTTCCCTACCGCCGCGTCGGCCGCAGCGGGCTCGTGCTGCCCGCCATCTCGCTCGGTCTCTGGCACAACTTCGGAGACACCACCTCCATCGCCACGCAGCGCCAGCTGCTGCGCACCGCCTTCGACCTGGGCATCAACCACTTCGACCTGGCCAACAACTACGGCCCGCCCTACGGCAGCGCGGAGACCAACTTCGGCCGCATCCTGCGCGAAGATTTCAAGCACTACCGCGACGAACTCATCATCTCCAGCAAGGCCGGCTGGGACATGTGGCCCGGCCCCTACGGCAAGGGCGGCGGATCGCGCAAATACGTGCTCGCCAGCCTCGACCAGAGCCTGCAGCGCCTCGGCCTGGACTACGTCGACATCTTCTATTCGCATCGCTTCGACCCCGACACGCCATTGGAAGAAACCGCCTCCGCGCTGGCCCAGGCCGTGCAGCAGGGCAAGGCGCTGTACATCGGCATTTCTTCGTACTCCGCGGGCAAGACGCGCGAGATCGCGGCACTGCTGCGCGAATGGAAGGTGCCGCTGCTGATCCATCAGCCGGCCTACAACCTGTTCAACCGCTGGATCGAGAAAGACCTGCTGAACGCCACCGACGAACTGGGCGCGGGCGTCATCGCATTCACGCCGCTGGCACAGGGCCTGCTGACCGACAAATACCTCAACGGCATTCCGGACGATGCGCGCATCAACCGCCCGGGCGGCGGCTCGCTCAAGCAGGAGCACCTGTCGCAGGCCAACGTCGAGCGTGCGCGCGCGCTCAACGAGATCGCCAGGCGCCGCGGCCAGAGCCTGGCCCAGCTCGCATTGACATGGACCCTGCGCGACCCGCGCGTGAGCTCGGCGCTGATCGGCGCGAGCCGGCCCGAGCAGATCGTCGACAACGTGGCGGCGCTCGCTCACGCACCGCTGAGCGCCGATGAACTGGCCGAGATCGACAAGTACGCGGTGGAGGGCGGTGTGAACCTCTGGGAAAAGCCGTCGACGGATTTCGCCTGA